Proteins encoded in a region of the Anopheles aquasalis chromosome 2, idAnoAquaMG_Q_19, whole genome shotgun sequence genome:
- the LOC126581400 gene encoding glycoprotein 3-alpha-L-fucosyltransferase A → MARMRLTKVSPKKCFFLVLCFAVLILLVFNLRDKDWSGRTPHVLYARDDYQPLGDGSDARNEPASVSTEQLPVDVDGGGNDGNGGDGGTGKDSRASADYGARQPWSEERSKKDGVSTAADLPWYFSQGVRYPKTARRNRKTNKRLARLLPSETARGDRISNQLMFIPPNYETIKRKGKLKTILVYNGLSPWNVKAGRDVFLNSKCPVSTCTITAQREKAATADLVLYKDHYIPPAVPRSPYQIYMMYFLECPYHTQHVKYPDVFNWTATYRKDSDIVAPYEKWEYFDPRVRQIDQDRNYALNKTRKVAWFVSNCGARNGRLQYAHELQKYIAVDIYGACGTFKCSRNTAERCFEILDRDYKFYLAFENSNCKDYITEKFFVNALTRNVLPIVMGARPEDYEASSPQKSYLHVDEFASPKELAEYLHLLDRNDELYNSYFKWKGTGEFINTYYWCRVCAMLHDDASFRKPKWYEDINDWWRGPGVCTNGSWRNYRARNPADKSPSSDAHR, encoded by the exons ATGGCTAGGATGAGACTGACGAAAGTGTCGcccaaaaagtgttttttccttgttttatgctttgccGTGCTCATACTGCTGGTGTTCAACCTAAG AGATAAAGATTGGAGTGGCCGAACGCCCCACGTGCTGTACGCGAGGGATGACTATCAACCGCTCGGGGACGGTAGTGATGCACGCAACGAG CCGGCATCCGTCAGTACCGAGCAGCTCCCGGTGGATGTAGACGGTGGAGGGAATGATGGCaacggcggtgatggtgggacTGGCAAGGATAGTAGAGCCAGCGCTGACTATGGCGCACGGCAGCCATGGTCGGAGGAGCGGTCAAAGAAGGATGGCGTGTCGACGGCCGCCGATCTGCCGTGGTACTTCTCGCAGGGTGTACGCTATCCGAAGACGGCCCGGCGAAACCGAAAGACCAACAAACGGCTGGCCCGGTTGCTGCCCAGCGAAACGGCCCGCGGTGATCGGATCAGCAATCAGCTCATGTTCATCCCGCCCAACTATGAGACGATCAAGCGGAAGGGTAAACTGAAAACGATCCTCGTGTACAACGGGCTCAGCCCGTGGAATGTAAAGGCTGGCCGGGATGTGTTCCTCAACTCCAAGTGCCCCGTCTCGAcgtgcacgatcaccgcgcagCGGGAGAAGGCGGCCACGGCCGATCTTGTGCTGTACAAGGATCATTACATACCGCCGGCCGTACCACGATCGCCTTATCAGATCTACATGATGTACTTTCTCGAGTGTCCGTACCACACGCAGCACGTCAAGTATCCGGATGTGTTTAACTGGACTGCCACCTATAG GAAGGACAGTGACATTGTGGCACCGTACGAGAAGTGGGAATACTTTGATCCTCGCGTCCGGCAGATCGACCAGGATCGGAATTACGCCCTCAACAAGACGCGCAAGGTCGCCTGGTTTGTGTCGAACTGTGGGGCCCGTAATGGCCGCCTGCAGTATGCGCACGAGCTGCAGAAGTACATAGCG GTCGACATCTACGGTGCCTGCGGGACGTTCAAGTGTTCGCGCAATACGGCGGAACGTTGCTTCGAGATATTGGACCGCGACTACAAGTTCTATCTCGCGTTCGAGAACTCGAACTGCAAGGACTACATCACGGAGAAGTTCTTCGTGAACGCCTTAACGCGCAACGTGCTGCCGATCGTGATGGGTGCCCGGCCCGAAGATTACGAGGCCAGCTCACCGCAGAAATCATACCTGCACGTGGACGAGTTTGCGTCACCGAAGGAGCTGGCCGAGTATCTCCATTTGCTCGACCGGAATGATGAGTTGTACAACTCGTACTTTAAATGGAAAGGTACGGGAGAGTTCATCAACACGTACTACTGGTGCCGGGTGTGTGCGATGCTGCACGACGATGCGTCCTTCCGGAAGCCCAAGTGGTACGAGGACATTAACGATTGGTGGCGTGGTCCAGGCGTCTGCACCAATGGCTCCTGGCGTAACTATCGGGCGCGCAATCCGGCAGACAAATCACCCTCTTCCGATGCACACAGATGA
- the LOC126580986 gene encoding probable DNA mismatch repair protein Msh6 translates to MSKNKSKIPASPNTLLSYFSRSPAGSKSASKPSTPTSALAAAPKSTLADSEPADSTPKSKKFTIKNEKGSTKKEAKELKEENGKEHEEEEEIGIRKKRRRVITFDDSDDSDSGERQAKNEEQEPAHNNNNNIAVEEGKEKDKKPFGLSSFERPIKAAEDGVESAKKKAMETEEEPAVGPATKKIKLEPVKRLIEEEEGPEELATSLDEPTVWAHQKLEFLKPNKIKDIHGNRPGSEKYDGRTLFVPESFLNTLTPAMRQWWEIKSQHYDCVLFFKVGKFYELYHMDAEVGVSELGFSFMKGEFAHSGFPETAYDRMSTTLIEKGFKVARIEQTETPDMMQERCRVQRTNSKYDKVVRREVCQVTVKGTEVFGQQVRITTNHAPRYMMTVVESAQGLGAGSRYGVCFIDTSIGLFHLGEFDDDNQQSRLLTLFSHYPPVIILTERSSTAYSEGTQRIFKTLLAHVPREGLTNESQLWSGEKTLRYLAEKFYGGSSGAESSKWPPVLRSLVDESDSLGLTPKQSSLLAMKALGGCIWYLQRSLLDQQIIPLATFEHYIPLDEQVDQTAGEMGARIGAANANRNMVLDSITLNNLKITGGEGSLVDRMDHCCTKFGKRLFHHWVCVPSCELELIVQRQQAVTELIDDVTLLQDVRALLGQLPDMERLVTQIHGFGNARCSGKDHPAGRAILYEELTYGKKKLSDFIATLNGFRALIALPDMFANAKSALLVRLTQSASAGGAFPIETMRKQLAFFDKAFDHEKALKSGTIAPERGVDSEYDAVERDIESLKAELEEYRAEQSKFFGCTVEYYGNDKKRYQLEVPEARAKKATSEYSLESQRKNAVKRFHTEETRQFLRQMTQLEDNRKAVLKDLARRIFEKFSLEYSTWKGCVEMVATLDVLTSLAEYARSEGVCCVPELLPNEPNGKPLIEIEEGIHPCIASELMESFIPNGISIGGEGRASLVLLTGPNMGGKSTLMRQVGLLAIMAQIGSRIPAERCRMTLVDRIFTRLGASDDIMAGHSTFLVELNETSAILKHATSNSLVLLDELGRGTATYDGTAVAGAVVHFLADRQCRTLFSTHYHNLVDSFHTDPRIALGHMACMVENEEGDDPTQETVTFLYKYADGPCPKSYGFNAAKLAGMPMAIIKRAYELSKKVERDALKRKILMKLVKGAPEPEIRDLVAKLQNCRF, encoded by the exons ATgtcgaaaaacaaaagcaaaataCCAGCCTCACCCAACACACTGTTGAGCTACTTCTCACGCTCTCCGGCCGGCAGTAAATCCGCTTCGaaaccatcaacaccaacaaGTGCTTTGGCGGCGGCACCGAAGTCCACGCTCGCCGATTCCGAACCGGCCGACAGCAccccgaaaagcaaaaagttTACTATCAAAAACGAAAAGGGATCTACGAAGAAAGAGGCAAAGGAGctaaaggaagaaaatggaaaagagcacgaggaagaggaggaaattGGAATTCGCAAGAAACGGCGCCGTGTGATCACGTTCGATGATTCGGATGACTCCGATTCCGGGGAGCGCCAGGCTAAAAACGAGGAGCAAGAACcggcccacaacaacaacaacaacatcgcggTTGAAGAAGGCAAAGAAAAGGACAAGAAACCTTTTGGTTTGTCCTCGTTCGAGCGGCCAATCAAAGCAGCCGAGGATGGCGTGGAATCGGCAAAGAAGAAGGCTATGGAAACCGAGGAAGAACCGGCTGTGGGTCCGGCCACAAAGAAGATCAAACTTGAGCCTGTCAAGCGATTGattgaagaggaagaggggcCGGAAGAGCTGGCAACGTCGCTCGACGAGCCAACCGTTTGGGCCCACCAGAAGCTGGAATTTCTCAAACCCAACAAAATCAAAGACATCCATGGCAACCGGCCGGGCAGTGAGAAGTATGATGGGAGAACGCTTTTCGTGCCGGAATCATTCCTTAATACGCTCACACCG GCCATGCGTCAATGGTGGGAAATCAAGAGCCAGCACTACGACTGTGTACTGTTCTTTAAGGTGGGCAAGTTCTACGAGCTGTACCACATGGATGCCGAGGTCGGTGTGTCCGAGCTGGGCTTCTCGTTCATGAAGGGCGAATTCGCTCACTCTGGCTTTCCCGAGACGGCCTACGACCGCATGTCGACTACATTGATAGAGAAGGGCTTCAAAGTGGCCCGTATCGAGCAAACGGAAACACCGGATATGATGCAAGAGCGTTGCAGGGTGcagcgcaccaacagcaagTACGATAAGGTGGTACGCCGAGAGGTGTGCCAGGTGACGGTGAAAGGTACGGAAGTGTTTGGGCAGCAGGTGCGCATCACAACAAACCACGCGCCCCGCTACATGATGACGGTCGTGGAATCGGCTCAGGGTCTGGGTGCTGGTAGCCGGTACGGTGTTTGCTTTATCGACACCTCGATCGGTCTCTTCCATCTGGGCGAGTTCGATGACGATAACCAACAATCGCGCCTGCTGACACTCTTTTCTCACTATCCACCGGTAATCATCCTGACCGAACGTTCGTCCACCGCCTACTCGGAGGGAACGCAACGAATCTTCAAAACTCTACTGGCACACGTGCCACGTGAAGGGCTCACCAACGAAAGCCAGCTATGGTCGGGTGAGAAAACGTTGCGCTACCTGGCCGAGAAGTTCTACGGTGGATCATCCGGTGCAGAATCGAGCAAATGGCCCCCGGTGCTGCGCTCTCTGGTAGACGAAAGCGACAGTCTCGGATTGACACCGAAGCAATCCAGTCTGCTGGCAATGAAGGCACTGGGTGGATGCATTTGGTATCTGCAGCGCTCTCTCCTCGATCAGCAGATCATACCATTGGCGACCTTCGAGCACTACATTCCGCTAGATGAGCAGGTTGACCAAACGGCCGGTGAAATGGGTGCACGCATTGGAGCGGCCAATGCAAACCGGAACATGGTGCTTGATTCGATTACACTCAACAATCTCAAGATTACCGGTGGCGAAGGATCACTCGTCGATCGTATGGATCACTGTTGTACGAAGTTCGGCAAGCGGCTGTTCCATCATTGGGTCTGTGTGCCGAGCTGTGAGCTGGAATTGATCGTTCAACGGCAGCAGGCGGTGACTGAGCTGATCGATGATGTGACGCTGCTACAAGACGTGCGCGCACTGTTGGGACAGCTGCCCGACATGGAGCGCTTGGTAACGCAGATCCATGGTTTCGGTAATGCCAGGTGTAGCGGCAAGGATCACCCAGCCGGACGGGCCATCCTGTACGAAGAGCTCACGTATGGCAAGAAGAAGCTGAGCGATTTCATTGCCACATTAAACGGGTTTCGAGCACTGATTGCCCTGCCGGATATGTTTGCGAACGCGAAATCGGCGCTCCTGGTGCGCCTTACCCAATCTGCCTCGGCCGGTGGTGCATTCCCGATCGAGACGATGCGCAAGCAGCTGGCCTTCTTTGACAAAGCGTTCGATCACGAGAAGGCCCTGAAGAGTGGGACGATTGCACCGGAACGGGGTGTCGATAGCGAGTACGATGCGGTCGAGCGGGACATCGAGTCGCTAAAAGCCGAGCTAGAAGAGTACCGGGCCGAGCAGAGCAAGTTCTTCGGCTGTACGGTCGAGTACTATGGGAACGACAAGAAACGCTACCAGCTAGAGGTGCCGGAAGCGCGTGCCAAGAAAGCGACGAGTGAGTACTCGCTCGAAAGCCAGCGTAAGAATGCGGTCAAACGATTCCACACCGAAGAAACGCGCCAATTCTTGCGTCAAATGACACAGCTAGAGGACAATCGTAAAGCCGTGCTGAAGGACTTGGCGAGACGCATCTTCGAGAAGTTCTCGCTCGAGTATAGCACGTGGAAGGGCTGCGTAGAGATGGTGGCGACGCTCGATGTGCTAACCTCGCTGGCGGAGTATGCACGATCGGAAGGTGTTTGCTGCGTGCCCGAGCTATTGCCGAATGAACCGAACGGCAAGCCACTGATTGAGATCGAAGAAGGCATTCATCCGTGCATTGCGAGCGAGCTGATGGAAAGCTTCATACCGAACGGGATAAGCATCGGTGGCGAAGGACGGGCCAGCTTGGTGCTACTAACAGGACCCAACATGGGCGGAAAGAGTACTCTGATGCGGCAGGTCGGTCTGCTGGCGATAATGGCCCAGATTGGCTCCCGGATTCCCGCCGAGCGATGCCGTATGACGCTCGTGGATCGTATCTTCACTCGGCTTGGCGCAAGTGACGACATTATGGCCGGTCACAGTACTTTCCTGGTGGAGTTGAATGAAACCTCTGCCATACTGAAGCACGCCACCAGTAATagcttggtgctgctggacgagCTCGGTCGCGGCACGGCAACGTACGATGGAACGGCCGTTGCGGGAGCCGTTGTACACTTCCTGGCCGATCGCCAGTGTCGTACACTCTTCTCAACGCACTACCACAATCTGGTCGACAGCTTCCACACCGATCCGCGAATCGCTCTTGGGCATATG GCCTGCATGGTGGAGAATGAGGAAGGGGATGACCCGACGCAGGAAACGGTCACGTTCCTGTACAAGTACGCCGACGGGCCGTGCCCCAAATCGTACGGCTTCAATGCGGCCAAGCTGGCCGGTATGCCGATGGCAATCATCAAACGGGCGTACGAG CTGTCCAAAAAGGTAGAACGTGACGCGCTGAAGCGGAAAATTTTGATGAAGCTGGTAAAGGGTGCACCGGAGCCGGAGATAAGGGATCTCGTTGCGAAGCTGCAGAACTGCCGGTTTTAG